A region from the Vicia villosa cultivar HV-30 ecotype Madison, WI linkage group LG3, Vvil1.0, whole genome shotgun sequence genome encodes:
- the LOC131661138 gene encoding probable serine/threonine-protein kinase WNK7 has protein sequence MSSVNTDCSEEGSVIPEPPDPDIIEIDPTGRYHKYKEVIGKGAFKTVYKAFDEITGLEVAWSQVRIDEVLQSPGDLERLYSEVHLLKSLKHSNIVRFYNSWIDDKQRNVNMITELFTSGSLRQYRKKHKKVDMKAVKGWIRQILMGLVYLHNHTPPIIHRDLKCDNVFINGHQGVVKIGDLGLATLLKQNNAKSVIGTPEFMAPELYDEDYNELADIYSFGMCMLELATSEYPYRECRNSAQIYKKVSSGIKPVSLSKIKDPEIKSFIEKCLVPASQRLSAKELLMDPFLEVNGSIKSRPLPLPDIVLPKYGGFENRCLMSEGPASARIGSISMDLGDTNEKPLITVFYNSVDDAPPSPCIEIRRLVGGDRFFLKGEGNDVNSVSIVLRITNQGGRARNIHFIFYLDSDTAISVSKEMVEQLELAEHNVTFIAELIDLLLTTLVPVWKPCVAIDHLISPNAKRAHLSQLKHDSLLAKYKQNSIDYNQTVAEYIGPSTSNERLAEKENIDNLNFEEVSSHASNTNDLCSVTSYTSATSDYNEKNLSTASFTSARSGFTDFNLPTVNGRSQSRHASEIGASSDEKSKSPSIESNNFYESEDESRIELEKVERQYQETMKDLTKRRYEAIMEIRKRLSKKTQS, from the exons ATGAGTTCGGTGAACACGGATTGCTCCGAGGAAGGTTCGGTGATTCCTGAGCCTCCAGATCCTGATATCATTGAAATTGATCCTACCGGTCGTTACCATAAG TATAAGGAAGTAATTGGCAAAGGAGCTTTCAAGACTGT CTATAAGGCATTTGATGAAATCACGGGTCTTGAAGTTGCGTGGAGTCAAGTTCGGATTGACGAGGTATTACAATCACCGGGTGACCTAGAAAGGCTGTATTCAGAAGTGCATCtgttgaaatctttgaagcataGTAACATTGTAAGGTTCTACAATTCCTGGATTGATGACAAGCAAAGGAATGTTAACATGATAACTGAGTTGTTCACCTCAGGGAGCCTGAGACA GTACCGAAAGAAACACAAGAAGGTTGACATGAAAGCGGTTAAAGGATGGATAAGACAGATTTTGATGGGTTTAGTTTACCTCCATAATCATACCCCGCCTATTATACATAGGGATCTCAAGTGTGATAATGTATTTATAAATGGTCACCAAGGAGTCGTTAAGATCGGAGATCTCGGGTTGGCAACTCTCTTGAAGCAGAATAATGCCAAGAGTGTAATTG GAACTCCGGAGTTTATGGCGCCTGAATTGTATGATGAAGATTATAATGAATTGGCTGACATATATTCTTTTGGGATGTGCATGCTGGAGTTGGCTACTTCCGAGTATCCTTACCGAGAATGTAGAAACTCTGCTCAGATATACAAGAAAGTTTCATCT GGCATAAAGCCGGTTTCTCTTTCTAAAATCAAAGATCCGGAAATAAAATCATTTATTGAGAAATGTCTTGTCCCGGCATCTCAAAGATTGTCAGCGAAGGAGCTTCTGATGGACCCTTTTCTTGAAGTGAATGGTTCAATAAAGAGTCGTCCTCTTCCATTACCAGATATCGTTCTACCTAAATATGGAGGCTTTGAAAATCGCTGTCTGATGTCAGAAGGTCCTGCTAGTGCGCGTATTGGATCCATATCAATGGATCTCGGCGATACCAATGAGAAACCATTGATAACTGTATTTTATAATTCTGTTGACGATGCACCACCTTCTCCGTGTATTGAGATCCGAAGGTTAGTGGGAGGTGATAGATTTTTTCTCAAAGGTGAAGGAAATGACGTGAATTCCGTGTCAATAGTTCTCCGGATAACTAATCAGGGCG GGCGAGCAAGAAATATCCATTTCATATTCTACCTCGATAGTGATACAGCCATCTCGGTGTCAAAAGAAATGGTTGAGCAACTTGAACTTGCCGAGCACAATGTTACTTTCATCGCCGAGTTAATTGATCTGTTACTGACAACATTGGTTCCTGTTTGGAAGCCGTGTGTAGCTATTGATCACTTAATTTCACCAAATGCTAAACGAGCTCATCTGAGCCAACTGAAACATGACTCGCTCTTGGCAAAATACAAGCAAAACTCAATAGATTATAACCAGACTGTGGCAGAATATATCGGTCCTTCAACCTCAAACGAGAGACTAGCTGAAAAAGAAAACATCGATAACTTGAATTTTGAAGAAGTTTCATCCCATGCATCAAACACTAATGATTTATGTTCCGTCACATCATACACTTCAGCAACATCTGATTATAACGAGAAGAATCTTTCTACTGCTTCATTCACGTCTGCTAGGTCGGGATTCACAGACTTCAACTTACCTACGGTGAATGGACGGAGTCAATCCAGGCATGCATCTGAGATCGGGGCATCCTCTGATGAAAAGAGCAAGTCTCCGAGCATCGAAAGTAACAATTTCTATGAATCTGAGGATGAGTCGAGAATAGAGTTAGAGAAAGTTGAACGGCAATATCAAGAGACAATGAAAGATTTAACCAAAAGAAGATATGAGGCCATCATGGAGATCAGAAAGAGGCTGTCAAAAAAAACACAATCATAA
- the LOC131661141 gene encoding uncharacterized protein LOC131661141, with protein MPPAKKGKTKAGSKETTPLEKPNNFPSCIRCMPPSSVAITIHAKPGSKSASITDVSDEAVGVQIDAPARDGEANAALLDYISSVLGVKRRQVSLGTGSKSRDKTVIVEDVTQQYVFDALDRVSKQ; from the exons ATGCCGCCGGCGAAGAAAGGGAAAACAAAGGCTGGATCAAAGGAAACGACTCCTTTAGAAAAACCTAACAATTTTCCTTCGTGTATTCGGTGCATGCCTCCTTCATCCGTTGCTATAACCATCCATGCTAAACCAGGTTCCAAGTCCGCCTCCATAACag ATGTGAGCGATGAAGCTGTTGGTGTGCAAATTGATGCACCGGCGAGGGATGGTGAAGCAAATGCTGCTCTTCTTGATTACATCAGCTCT GTTTTAGGTGTAAAACGAAGACAAGTATCTTTAGGTACGGGTTCTAAGTCAAGAGATAAAACAGTCATTGTGGAAGATGTAACTCAGCAATATGTTTTTGATGCTTTGGATAGAGTCTCAAAACAGTAG
- the LOC131661140 gene encoding uncharacterized protein LOC131661140, translating to MGAATSSEPRVPAEQQEAENVAASTGALPILQKAFSKFANSETNAIPLENLQQGFGFAREGRSYYAENAKDSFPVLLDHIGSSLVDHFFISGKGGINWVEFVKGYNKCCARVSASTLLNKFIRVFIDVTRKADVSMNLEFESEEDDCKAKGYLLPNHVFLLFSVCWAMSWDGRNLKGKGNVSVPDLSHLVLSAVTACVEDKDGFDVWDCDIASLEVQLPAGKFVTWVMSTVPCLPDCLKQYFHARLQVLVTEGDELASSDSSPVEEISSTTACDYILTQGRVWAISITQRSTVNEEISRAFISSGAGMNDNLIYRSSTHGRGLNRFWSRVEGYHGPLLILVAASSGSDHEGNSAIRKFVIGAQTNEGLENKDVFYGTAGCLYSLNPVFHVFPPTGKEKNFVYSHLHPTGRAYQSHPKPVGVAFGGTPGNERIYIDEDFSKLTIRHHAVDKTYQSGSLLPDQGFLPTEALISEVEVWGLGGKAAKEVQDSYKKREDLFTEQRRKIDLKTFSNWEDSPEKMMMNMMSDPNAAQREDR from the exons ATGGGAGCGGCCACGTCATCGGAGCCGAGGGTTCCGGCGGAACAGCAGGAGGCGGAAAACGTCGCAGCCTCCACCGGAGCTCTTCCCATACTTCAAAAAGCTTTCTCCAAGTTCGCTAATTCCGAAACAAACGCAATTCCCTTAGAAAATCTTCAG CAAGGCTTCGGTTTCGCTCGCGAAGGTCGAAGTTACTATGCAGAGAACGCGAAAGATTCGTTTCCGGTGTTGTTGGATCACATAGGCTCATCCTTAGTTGACCACTTTTTCATTTCTGGTAAAGGAGGAATAAACTGGGTTGAATTTGTGAAAGGCTATAACAAGTGTTGTGCTAGGGTTTCTGCTTCCACTTTGCTGAACAAGTTTATTAGAGTATTCATTGATGTTACTAGAAAAGCTGATGTGTCTATGAATTTGGAATTCGAATCAGAGGAGGATGATTGCAAGGCGAAGGGGTACCTTCTTCCCAACCATGTGTTTCTGCTTTTTTCTGTTTGTTGGGCTATGTCTTGGGatggtaggaatttgaaagggaaaggaaatgtGAGTGTACCTGATCTGAGTCATTTGGTATTGTCTGCTGTTACAGCGTGCGTTGAAGATAAAGATGGGTTTGATGTGTGGGATTGTGATATCGCGAGTTTGGAAGTGCAGCTTCCTGCTGGGAAGTTTGTTACATGGGTTATGAGTACAGTGCCATGCCTCCCTGATTGTTTGAAGCAGTATTTTCATGCAAGACTGCAAGTGCTAGTAACTGAAGGG GATGAATTGGCATCCTCTGATTCCTCCCCTGTTGAAGAAATCTCATCTACAACTGCATGTGATTATATTTTAACCCAAGGAAGGGTGTGGGCAATTTCTATCACACAGAGAAGTACAGTAAATGAAGAGATTTCTAGAGCCTTTATTAGCAGTGGAGCTGGAATGAATGATAACCTTATTTATCG TTCATCAACCCATGGAAGAGGCCTCAACAGATTTTGGTCTCGTGTTGAAGGTTACCATGGTCCGTTGCTAATTTTGGTTGCTGCAAGTTCGGGAAGTGATCATGAGGGAAATTCTGCAATCAGGAAATTTGTTATAGGTGCCCAAACAAATGAAGGTCTTGAAAATAAAGATGTCTTCTATGGAACCGCTGGTTGTTTATATTCTTTAAACCCAGTGTTTCATGTATTTCCACCTACTG GCAAGGAAAAGAACTTTGTTTATAGCCACCTGCATCCTACCGGTAGAGCTTACCAATCACATCCAAAGCCAGTTGGAGTTGCATTTGGAGGGACTCCGGGAAATGAAAGAATATATATTGATGAAGATTTTTCCAAATTGACCATTCGCCACCATGCTGTTGACAAAACTTACCAGAGTGGTTCCCTCCTTCCAGATCAG GGTTTCTTGCCTACTGAAGCTCTCATTTCAGAAGTTGAAGTTTGGGGACTCGGTGGGAAAGCAGCAAAGGAAGTGCAAGACTCATATAAGAAGAGAGAAGATCTTTTCACCGAGCAAAGACGAAAA ATTGACCTGAAGACATTTTCGAATTGGGAGGATTCACCCGAgaaaatgatgatgaatatgatgtCCGATCCAAATGCTGCTCAAAGGGAAGATCGTTGA